Proteins found in one Lycium ferocissimum isolate CSIRO_LF1 chromosome 6, AGI_CSIRO_Lferr_CH_V1, whole genome shotgun sequence genomic segment:
- the LOC132058796 gene encoding inositol monophosphatase 3: MAQNGSLEEFLDVAVEAAKRAGEVIHQGFYKTKNVEHKGLVDLVTETDKACEDLIFNHLKQHFPSHKFIGEETTAACGNFELTDEPTWIVDPLDGTTNFVHGFPFVCVSIGLTIEKKPTVGVVYNPIIDELFTAIDRKGAFLNGKPIKVSSQPELVKALLATEAGTKRDKLTLDATTGRINSLLFKVRSLRMCGSCALNLCGVACGRLDLFYELEFGGPWDVAGGSVIVKEAGGLVFDPSGSEFDLTARRVAATNAHLKDVFIKALNE; this comes from the exons ATGGCCCAAAATG GTTCACTTGAAGAGTTTCTTGATGTTGCAGTTGAAGCAGCAAAGAGAGCTGGAGAG GTAATTCATCAGGGATTCTACAAGACTAAGAATGTGGAACACAAAGGACTG GTAGATTTAGTCACAGAAACCGATAAGGCATGTGAAGATCTCATTTTTAATCATCTCAAGCAGCATTTCCCAAGCCATAAG TTCATTGGTGAAGAAACGACTGCTGCTTGTGGAAATTTTGAGCTAACTGATGAACCAACTTGGATAGTTGATCCACTCGACGGAACGACTAACTTTGTGCATGG GTTTCCTTTTGTCTGTGTATCTATCGGTCTCACAATTGAGAAAAAACCAACAGTTGGTGTAGTTTACAACCCAATTATCGATGAG CTTTTCACTGCAATCGACAGGAAAGGTGCTTTTCTCAATGGGAAGCCAATCAAAG TATCTTCACAGCCTGAACTTGTGAAGGCTCTTCTTGCTACAGAG GCTGGAACGAAGCGTGATAAGTTAACGTTAGATGCTACTACAGGGAGAATCAATAGCTTGCTTTTCAAG GTCAGGTCCCTTCGGATGTGTGGTTCTTGTGCATTAAATCTCTGTGGTGTGGCATGTGGAAGGCTTGATCTCTTCtatgaacttgaatttggaggccCTTG GGATGTAGCAGGTGGTTCTGTGATAGTGAAAGAAGCTGGAGGGCTTGTGTTTGATCC ATCTGGTTCAGAATTTGACCTCACAGCTCGACGGGTAGCTGCTACAAATGCTCATCTCAAGGACGTATTTATCAAGGCCTTGAACgaatga